A genomic stretch from Bradyrhizobium quebecense includes:
- a CDS encoding TRAP transporter small permease, which produces MMHGPVADQAETPSTATGNAPVALLGRALSVCNNIIVVFAALALIAACVILSYSVLGRALFHSPNYWQDEAAVFLLVGATFMTSAYVQSQRGHVSIEAFVGLLSARANGIRLWLVDVASFAFCTFFAWKSWTLAHEAYVDGQVSNSMWSPPLAIPYGLMALGMTLLCVQLLLQILIPLTGGARR; this is translated from the coding sequence ATGATGCATGGTCCGGTCGCGGATCAAGCCGAAACCCCAAGCACGGCCACCGGCAATGCACCCGTGGCTCTGCTCGGGCGGGCGCTGTCCGTCTGCAACAACATCATCGTGGTGTTCGCCGCGCTGGCCTTGATCGCGGCCTGCGTCATCCTGAGCTACAGCGTGCTCGGCCGCGCTTTGTTCCACAGCCCGAACTACTGGCAGGACGAGGCCGCCGTGTTCCTGCTGGTCGGCGCCACCTTCATGACCTCGGCCTATGTGCAGAGCCAGCGCGGCCATGTCAGCATCGAGGCGTTCGTCGGCCTGCTCTCGGCCCGCGCCAACGGCATCAGGCTGTGGCTGGTCGATGTCGCAAGCTTCGCGTTTTGCACCTTCTTCGCTTGGAAGTCCTGGACCCTGGCGCACGAAGCCTATGTCGACGGCCAGGTGTCCAACTCGATGTGGTCGCCGCCGCTCGCCATCCCCTACGGGCTGATGGCGCTCGGCATGACGCTGCTCTGCGTGCAGCTCCTTCTGCAAATCCTCATT
- a CDS encoding DUF6481 family protein, which produces MSGFKEPGFADRQKAALQARQNLLNKFRTQPGADDPTVKARAEERAAIAERRAKAREAREIEKAERKRREEEAAAAEAARIAREKEEETARLAALEAEQKAKRDARYAARKERGKKKR; this is translated from the coding sequence ATGAGTGGCTTCAAGGAACCGGGTTTTGCCGACCGCCAGAAAGCGGCCCTGCAGGCGCGGCAAAACCTCCTCAACAAGTTTCGCACCCAGCCGGGCGCTGACGATCCGACCGTGAAGGCACGGGCCGAGGAGCGCGCGGCTATCGCCGAACGCCGCGCCAAGGCCAGGGAAGCCCGTGAGATCGAGAAGGCCGAACGGAAGCGCCGCGAGGAAGAGGCCGCCGCAGCCGAGGCCGCCCGCATTGCGCGGGAGAAGGAAGAGGAAACCGCACGACTGGCTGCGCTCGAGGCCGAGCAGAAGGCCAAGCGCGACGCCCGCTACGCGGCGCGCAAGGAGCGCGGCAAGAAGAAGCGCTGA
- a CDS encoding pentapeptide MXKDX repeat protein, with product MTTKTGLGLSAALLSFSLALAPAAFAQDKIGKDDAMKKEGTMSKDAMKKDDGMMKKDDAMKKDGGAMMKKDDGMKKS from the coding sequence ATGACCACCAAGACCGGCCTCGGCCTTTCCGCCGCGCTGCTCTCGTTCAGCCTCGCGCTTGCGCCCGCCGCCTTCGCTCAGGACAAGATCGGCAAGGACGATGCGATGAAGAAGGAAGGCACGATGTCCAAGGATGCCATGAAGAAGGACGACGGCATGATGAAGAAGGACGACGCCATGAAGAAGGATGGCGGCGCGATGATGAAGAAAGACGACGGCATGAAGAAGAGCTGA
- the dctP gene encoding TRAP transporter substrate-binding protein DctP, whose product MLTRRHVLASALAAPAVLRMGVGTAHAATTLKISHQFPGGTIDKGDFRDRLCRMFAAEVAKRSGGDLTAEVYPNSSLIKTNAQFSAMRKGALDLSLYPMPYAGGELPETNIGLMPGLVTTYDQGLRWKKEPVGKALSDFLADKGILLISWVWQAGGVASRSKAIVAPEDAKGLKVRGGSREMDMVLQTAGAAVLSVPSNEIYAAMQTGACDAGITSSTSLISFRLEEVAKSLTSGAGASYWFMLEPLMMSKAIFDKLPKNQQDIILAVGAELEAFGRKGAQDDDTEVTKVYEKAGAKVSALDAAIVGKWRDIARDTAWKDYGAKTTTAANLLKLASDVAA is encoded by the coding sequence ATGCTCACACGTCGCCACGTCCTCGCTTCCGCCCTCGCCGCACCCGCCGTCCTGCGGATGGGTGTCGGGACCGCGCATGCCGCGACCACGCTGAAGATCTCGCACCAGTTCCCCGGCGGCACCATCGACAAGGGCGATTTCCGCGACAGGCTGTGCCGGATGTTCGCGGCCGAGGTCGCCAAGCGCTCGGGCGGCGACCTCACTGCCGAGGTCTATCCGAACTCTTCGCTGATCAAGACCAACGCGCAGTTCTCGGCGATGCGCAAGGGCGCGCTCGATCTCAGCCTCTATCCGATGCCCTATGCCGGCGGCGAATTGCCGGAAACCAATATCGGCCTGATGCCGGGCCTGGTCACGACCTACGACCAGGGCCTGCGCTGGAAGAAGGAGCCCGTCGGCAAGGCGCTGAGCGACTTCCTTGCCGACAAGGGCATTCTGCTGATCTCCTGGGTCTGGCAGGCCGGCGGCGTCGCCAGCCGCTCCAAGGCGATCGTGGCGCCCGAAGACGCCAAGGGCCTCAAGGTGCGCGGCGGCTCGCGCGAGATGGACATGGTGCTGCAGACCGCCGGCGCCGCCGTGCTATCGGTGCCCTCAAACGAGATCTACGCCGCGATGCAGACCGGCGCCTGCGATGCCGGCATCACCTCCTCCACCAGCCTGATCTCGTTCCGCCTCGAGGAAGTTGCGAAGTCGCTGACCTCGGGCGCCGGCGCCTCCTACTGGTTCATGCTGGAGCCGTTGATGATGTCGAAGGCGATCTTCGACAAGCTGCCGAAGAACCAGCAGGACATCATCCTCGCTGTCGGCGCCGAGCTCGAGGCGTTCGGCCGCAAGGGGGCGCAGGACGACGATACCGAAGTCACCAAGGTCTATGAAAAGGCAGGCGCCAAGGTCAGCGCGCTCGACGCCGCCATTGTCGGCAAGTGGCGCGACATCGCGCGCGATACCGCCTGGAAGGACTATGGTGCCAAGACGACGACTGCCGCCAACCTGCTGAAGCTCGCAAGCGACGTCGCCGCATGA